A single region of the Salicibibacter cibi genome encodes:
- a CDS encoding hydantoinase/oxoprolinase family protein gives MTSIKVGVDIGGTFTDFVFLESKGNRSFGKTLTTYPDPSDGFIDGLEDNLQKFGYRYEDIDTIIHGTTLVVNALIERKGAKTALITTEGFRDQLEIATESRYDLYDLFVENPFPLVPRELRYTVKERILNDGTVMEALDETGVKETFRRLREDGVEAVAVCFLHSYRNMAHETRVREIAEEVAPDLYVSLSGEVSPEIREYPRTSTTVANVFVQPLVQRYLGKLENALQARGFSGNFLMMLSGGGTCTVETATRFPIRILESGPVGGTIAGAYYSERSRLGQLLVFDMGGTTAKASLVDDGKPLTTNEFEVGRAERFMKGSGMPVKVPVVEMIEIGAGGGSIAHVNRLGLLKVGPESASSNPGPASYDLGGTRPTVTDADLILGYLNPDYFLGGNMPLNKARAYAAIEKEVAKPLGLGVVEAAWGIHEVVNENMASASRIHAVEKGKDIRDYPLFASGGAGPVHISHVAEILGVDTVLLPIGAGVNSAFGFLTSALAFDFVRSFHGRLDTMVWKAVMALFEEMERDGKTLLAQAGVTEEIEILRYAEMKYAGQTHEISVPIPAGELTVQSVAEITENFKTEYAKRYAEANEEMAMEALNWRVVVRGPEPHIYLRASENQATAVASPKAYRDVYFRTYKSFRQTPVYERATLAPGVEFNGPAIVEERESTLVVNPGFLLKVDELSNLWMIKEGAHV, from the coding sequence ATGACATCGATTAAAGTTGGTGTTGACATTGGCGGAACGTTCACCGATTTTGTTTTTCTCGAGAGCAAAGGAAACCGGTCGTTTGGAAAAACGTTGACAACGTATCCGGATCCTTCGGACGGGTTTATTGACGGATTGGAAGATAATTTACAAAAATTTGGGTATCGTTATGAAGACATTGATACGATCATTCATGGCACAACGCTTGTAGTGAATGCTCTGATTGAGCGAAAGGGGGCGAAAACGGCATTAATCACTACCGAAGGGTTTCGGGATCAACTGGAAATCGCTACCGAGAGTCGCTACGACCTCTATGATCTTTTTGTAGAAAATCCGTTTCCCCTCGTTCCGCGGGAACTACGGTATACTGTAAAAGAACGGATCTTGAATGATGGAACAGTAATGGAAGCCCTCGATGAAACGGGGGTAAAAGAAACCTTTCGTCGGCTTAGGGAGGATGGTGTGGAAGCTGTAGCCGTTTGTTTTTTACATAGCTATCGGAATATGGCGCATGAAACTCGCGTACGTGAAATAGCCGAAGAAGTGGCACCGGATCTGTACGTCTCTCTTTCCGGCGAAGTTTCGCCCGAAATCCGTGAGTATCCGCGCACGTCCACAACAGTGGCGAATGTATTTGTGCAACCCCTCGTGCAACGCTATTTGGGTAAATTGGAAAATGCCTTGCAAGCGAGAGGATTTTCCGGAAATTTTCTCATGATGCTCTCGGGTGGGGGGACGTGTACGGTTGAGACGGCGACGCGCTTTCCCATTCGCATTCTTGAGTCCGGGCCTGTCGGCGGGACGATTGCCGGTGCTTATTACAGCGAGCGCAGTCGCCTTGGCCAATTGCTTGTATTCGATATGGGCGGGACAACGGCAAAAGCAAGCCTCGTCGATGATGGAAAACCGCTCACGACGAATGAATTTGAAGTCGGTCGTGCGGAGCGGTTCATGAAGGGGAGCGGCATGCCGGTGAAAGTGCCGGTCGTGGAAATGATTGAAATCGGCGCCGGCGGCGGAAGCATCGCGCATGTCAATCGCCTTGGTCTTTTGAAAGTGGGTCCTGAGAGCGCCAGTTCCAACCCGGGGCCGGCCAGTTATGATTTGGGCGGCACGCGGCCAACGGTTACCGATGCCGATCTCATCCTTGGTTATTTAAATCCGGATTATTTTCTCGGCGGAAATATGCCGTTGAATAAAGCGCGGGCGTATGCGGCCATTGAAAAGGAAGTTGCCAAGCCGCTCGGGTTAGGTGTAGTGGAAGCGGCATGGGGCATTCACGAAGTCGTGAATGAAAATATGGCGAGTGCAAGCCGCATTCATGCTGTTGAAAAGGGTAAGGATATTCGTGACTATCCGCTTTTTGCCTCCGGCGGTGCCGGTCCGGTGCATATCAGTCACGTGGCGGAGATTTTAGGTGTGGACACGGTGTTGCTGCCGATTGGCGCCGGTGTGAATTCGGCTTTCGGTTTTCTCACATCAGCCCTCGCGTTTGATTTTGTCCGTAGTTTTCACGGGAGGCTAGACACAATGGTTTGGAAAGCAGTCATGGCTTTGTTTGAGGAAATGGAACGTGATGGAAAGACGCTGCTCGCGCAAGCGGGTGTGACAGAAGAGATTGAAATCTTGCGGTATGCGGAAATGAAATACGCCGGGCAAACGCACGAGATTAGCGTGCCCATTCCCGCCGGCGAACTTACGGTCCAAAGTGTTGCCGAGATTACGGAAAACTTTAAAACGGAGTATGCGAAACGTTACGCCGAAGCGAATGAGGAGATGGCGATGGAAGCATTGAATTGGCGGGTCGTTGTGCGTGGCCCCGAACCGCACATTTATCTCCGGGCGTCGGAAAATCAAGCGACGGCAGTTGCTAGTCCGAAAGCGTACCGCGACGTTTATTTTCGGACATATAAATCTTTTCGGCAGACACCTGTCTACGAACGGGCAACCCTTGCCCCGGGGGTGGAGTTCAACGGTCCCGCTATCGTGGAAGAACGGGAATCGACGCTCGTCGTCAACCCCGGTTTTCTTTTAAAAGTAGATGAATTATCCAACTTATGGATGATAAAGGAGGGGGCGCATGTTTGA